The following proteins are encoded in a genomic region of Vicugna pacos chromosome 16, VicPac4, whole genome shotgun sequence:
- the ARHGEF15 gene encoding rho guanine nucleotide exchange factor 15 — MSAQSLPTATPPTQKPPRIIRPRPPSRPRTSQSPGPHHNGSSPQEPPLTANDAPNLMCTPIFWEPPASSLKPPAFLPPSASKASLDSQTSPDSPSGTPSPGSRRSISPEPTPRSPVPPPKPSGSPNTPLPLHPMAGAPAQDGSASAPGTVRRLAGRFEWGAEGRIQAVDTVESGPPGGVDVNGETELPQGILAGSGSQENGPPDAALVCPPCCPCVCHVTRPGLELRWVPVGGCEEGSRAPCRASPLRTSRSRPSPPSLSHPPVVLTSYRSTAERKLLPPLKPPKPTRVRQDVTISGDPPQPELDLPSEDGIQAGDGPDGAPQQDPPATTEGRDEEGLEELKEQNWELPLQDEPLYQTYRAAVLSEELWGVSEDGSPSPPNPGEAPTFARPPGPRNTLWQELPAVRASGLLETLSPQERRMQESLFEVVTSEASYLRSLRLLTDTFVLSQALRDTLTPRDHHTLFSNVQRVQGVSERFLGKLLSRVRSSPHISDLCDVVHAHAVGPFSVYVDYVRNQQYQEETYSRLMDTNMRFSAELRRLQSLPKCQRLPLPSFLLLPFQRITRLRMLLQNILRQTEEGSSRQENAQKALGAISKIIERCSAEVGRMKQTEELIRLAQRLRFHKVKALPLVSWSRRLELQGELTELGCRRGGVLFASRPRFTPLCLLLFSDLLLITQPKSGQRLQVLDYAHRSLVQAQQVPDPSGPPTFRLSLLSNHQGRPTHRLLQASSLSDMQRWLGAFPTPGPLPCSPDTIYEDCDCSQELCSEPSTPTKTEGRSPESRAPPKHLHKSPEGWLKGLPGAFPAQLVCEVTGEHERRKHLRQHQRLLEAVGPSSGPPGAPPP, encoded by the exons ATGTCAGCCCAGTCTCTTCCCACAGCAACACCCCCTACCCAGAAGCCCCCTCGGATCATCCGCCCCCGCCCCCCTTCTCGCCCCCGGACTTCCCAGTCCCCTGGGCCCCACCACAAcggctcctctccacaagaaccTCCCCTCACCGCCAATGATGCCCCCAACCTAATGTGCACCCCCATCTTCTGGGAGCCCCCAGCCTCATCCCTCAAGCCCCCAGCCTTTCTGCCCCCATCAGCTTCCAAAGCCAGCCTTGACTCCCAGACTTCCCCAGACTCTCCTTCCGGCACCCCCAGTCCCGGGTCCCGGCGCTCCATCTCCCCGGAACCTACTCCCCGGTCTCCAGTCCCCCCACCCAAACCCTCTGGGTCACCCAACACACCTCTGCCCCTGCACCCCATGGCCGGGGCCCCGGCCCAGGATGGCTCTGCCTCAGCCCCAGGCACTGTGCGGAGACTGGCTGGCAGGTTTGAATGGGGCGCTGAAGGCAGGATCCAGGCTGTGGACACCGTGGAGTCTGGTCCCCCAGGGGGAGTGGATGTGAATGGGGAGACAGAGCTTCCTCAGGGCATCCTTGCTGGGAGTGGGTCCCAGGAGAATGGCCCTCCAG ATGCTGCCCTGGTctgccctccctgctgcccctgtGTCTGCCATGTCACCCGGCCTGGCCTGGAGCTCCGATGGGTGCCTGTGGGGGGCTGCGAGGAGGGCTCCAGGGCCCCCTGCCGGGCCTCCCCGCTGCGGACCTCCCGCTCCCGCCCCAGCCCTCCAAGCCTCAGTCACCCCCCAGTCGTCCTCACGTCCTACCGCTCCACCGCCGAGCGCAAACTCCTGCCACCCCTCAAACCCCCCAAACCAACTCGGGTCAGACAGGACGTCACCATCTCTGGGGACCCCCCACAGCCAGAGCTCGATCTGCCCTCCGAAGATGGAATCCAAGCAG GGGATGGTCCTGATGGAGCCCCTCAGCAAGATCCTCCAGCAACCACGGAGGGCAG ggatgaggaggggctggaggagctgAAAGAGCAGAACTGGGAGCTGCCCCTGCAGGACG AACCCCTGTATCAGACTTACCGAGCAGCCGTGCTGTCAGAGGAGCTGTGGGGGGTCAGTGAGGATGGGAGTCCATCTCCACCCAATCCTGGAGAAGCTCCCACCTTTGCCCGGCCACCGGGACCTCGCAACACGCTGTGGCAGGAGCTCCCAGCTGTGCGAGCCAGCGGCCTCCTGGAGACCCTCAGCCCCCAGGAGAGGCGCATGCAGGAG AGCCTGTTCGAGGTGGTGACATCCGAGGCCTCGTACCTGCGCTCCCTACGGCTGTTGACTGACACCTTTGTGCTGAGCCAGGCTCTCCGGGACACGCTCACCCCGCGGGATCACCACACTCTCTTCTCCAACGTGCAGCGAGTCCAGGGAGTCAGTGAGCG GTTTCTGGGGAAGTTACTGTCCCGTGTGCGCTCCTCCCCCCACATCAGCGACCTGTGCGACGTGGTGCATGCCCACGCCGTGGGGCCTTTCTCGGTGTACGTGGATTACGTCCGGAACCAGCAGTATCAGGAGGAGACCTACAGCCGCCTGAT GGACACGAACATGCGCTTCTCCGCGGAGCTGCGGCGGCTGCAGAGCCTCCCGAAGTGCCAGCGGCTCCCGCTGCCGTCCTTCCTGCTGCTGCCGTTTCAGCGCATCACGCGGCTCCGCATGCTGCTGCAG AATATCCTGCGCCAGACAGAGGAGGGGTCCAGCCGCCAGGAGAACGCCCAGAAGGCCCTGGGTGCTATCAGCAAG ATCATTGAGCGTTGCAGCGCCGAGGTGGGGCGCATGAAGCAGACTGAGGAGCTGATCCGCCTCGCACAGCGGCTGCGCTTCCACAAAGTCAAG GCCCTGCCCCTGGTCTCCTGGTCCAGGCGCCTGGAGTTGCAGGGGGAGCTGACAGAATTAGGATGCAGAAGGGGAGGTGTGCTCTTTGCCTCGCGCCCCCGCTTCACCCCCCTCTGCCTGCTGCTCTTCAGTGATCTGCTGCTCATCACTCAGCCCAAGAG TGGGCAGCGGCTACAGGTCCTGGACTATGCCCATCGCTCCCTGGTCCAGGCCCAGCAGGTCCCCGACCCATCTGGACCTCCTACCTTCCGCCTCTCCCTTCTCAGCAACCACCAGGGCCGCCCCACCCACCGGCTACTCCAAGCTTCATCCCT ATCAGACATGCAGCGCTGGCTGGGAGCCTTCCCTACCCCAGgcccccttccctgctcccccGACACCATCTATGAGGACTGTG ACTGTTCCCAGGAACTCTGTTCAGAGCCTTCCACACCCACTAAGACTGAGGGACGGAGTCCAGAGTCCAGGGCTCCCCCCAAGCACCTACACAAGAGCCCTGAAG GCTGGCTGAAGGGGCTTCCCGGGGCCTTCCCTGCCCAGTTGGTGTGTGAAGTCACAGGGGAACACGAAAGGAGGAAGCACCTTCGCCAGCACCAGAGGCTCCTGGAGGCTGTTGGGCCCTCTTCAGGCCCCCCTGGTGCCCCCCCACCCTAA